A part of bacterium genomic DNA contains:
- a CDS encoding N-glycosylase/DNA lyase produces MESKEDLKKLYKKIKPEIKKRIKEFKDNLNKNIEDIFAELSFCILTPQSKAEICWQAIETLKKENLLFYGHESEISEKLKKVRFNKKKAKYIILARKKFFESNLKDLIKTCKDIHLLREILVKNIKGFGMKEASHFLRNIGLGDNIAILDRHILKNLKNFRIIEKIPETLTKKKYIEIEKKFINFSKKIKIKPDELDLLLWAKETGKVFK; encoded by the coding sequence ATGGAATCAAAAGAAGATTTAAAAAAACTGTACAAAAAAATCAAACCAGAAATAAAAAAAAGAATAAAAGAATTTAAAGATAATCTAAATAAAAATATTGAAGATATTTTTGCAGAACTTTCCTTTTGTATTTTAACTCCTCAATCAAAAGCAGAAATTTGCTGGCAGGCGATAGAAACTTTGAAAAAAGAGAATTTACTTTTTTATGGGCATGAAAGTGAAATATCAGAAAAATTAAAAAAAGTGAGATTTAATAAAAAGAAGGCAAAATATATTATTCTGGCAAGAAAAAAATTTTTTGAAAGTAATTTAAAAGATTTAATAAAGACCTGTAAAGATATACATCTCTTAAGAGAAATTCTTGTTAAAAATATAAAAGGATTTGGTATGAAGGAAGCAAGTCATTTTTTAAGAAATATAGGTCTTGGAGATAATATTGCAATTCTTGACAGGCATATTTTAAAAAATTTAAAAAATTTTAGAATAATAGAAAAAATTCCTGAAACATTAACTAAAAAAAAATATATTGAAATTGAAAAAAAATTTATTAATTTTTCAAAAAAAATAAAGATTAAACCTGACGAACTTGATTTACTTTTATGGGCAAAAGAAACAGGTAAGGTTTTTAAATGA
- the xerD gene encoding site-specific tyrosine recombinase XerD translates to MTFEEMIEMFINHILIEKNLSLNTVSAYKNDLYKFKAFIEEKKININKLNYEIFTSFIIYLKRKNYSSTSIVRIISGVRNFYKFLVARGYIKNPEISIESPKIEKKLPDVLTEEEVKKLLNVNKISRKHLRNLAILELFYSSGLRISELCNLKISDLNLESGFVKVRGKGNRERIALLNNITTEIIKEYLNQRKTVDNEYLFLNNQSKKISRQSVWKIVKKYAKYAGIEKNVKPHTLRHTFATHLLERGLDLRIVQELLGHKSIATTEIYTHLNRKKIKEIYKKYHPRS, encoded by the coding sequence TATCAATCATATACTTATTGAAAAAAATCTTTCTTTAAATACAGTCAGTGCATATAAAAATGACCTTTACAAATTCAAAGCATTTATTGAAGAAAAAAAAATTAACATCAATAAACTCAATTATGAAATTTTTACTTCCTTTATAATATATTTAAAAAGAAAAAACTACTCATCAACAAGTATTGTCAGAATAATATCAGGAGTGAGAAATTTTTACAAATTTCTTGTAGCAAGAGGATATATAAAAAATCCTGAAATTAGTATTGAAAGTCCTAAGATAGAAAAAAAATTACCCGATGTTTTGACGGAAGAAGAAGTTAAAAAATTATTAAATGTTAACAAGATTTCAAGAAAACATTTGAGGAATTTAGCAATTCTTGAACTTTTTTATAGTTCTGGTTTGAGAATTTCTGAATTATGCAACTTAAAAATAAGCGATTTAAATTTAGAAAGTGGTTTTGTAAAAGTAAGAGGCAAAGGAAATAGAGAAAGAATCGCCCTTTTAAATAATATTACAACAGAAATAATTAAAGAATATTTAAATCAAAGAAAAACTGTTGACAATGAATATTTATTTCTTAATAACCAAAGTAAAAAAATTTCAAGACAGAGTGTATGGAAGATAGTTAAAAAATATGCAAAATATGCTGGAATTGAAAAAAATGTTAAACCACATACTTTAAGACATACTTTTGCAACACATTTACTTGAAAGAGGACTTGATTTAAGAATTGTTCAGGAATTACTCGGGCATAAATCAATTGCAACAACAGAAATATATACACATTTAAATAGAAAAAAAATAAAAGAGATATACAAGAAATACCATCCTCGTTCCTGA